One Owenweeksia hongkongensis DSM 17368 genomic region harbors:
- a CDS encoding cytochrome c oxidase subunit II — METFLIIVIAVLGLVAFAQIVRVFELSSDLKGKEDSNDVNEKDNNIQGILMGIFGILLVGGFTWMWIGYDKVLLPVSASEHGVEIDNLMWISMAVIIAVFFITQPILFGFTMKFRGIKNRKAVYMEHNNKLEFIWTIVPAVVLACLIIYGLTTWSDVMNPANETEEPMVIEVYAQQFKWTARYAGDDNALGYANVRMIEGVNSLGVDVNDVNSLDDVITSELHLPVGKPVLLKFRSQDVIHSAYLPHFRVQMNCVPGTNTQFQFTPSVTTVDIRKEQKVIDKVARINEIRAEKGEDTYEYDYFLLCNKICGSAHYNMQMKIVVETQEEYEQWMSEQKTFADAL; from the coding sequence ATGGAGACTTTTCTAATCATAGTAATAGCAGTTCTTGGGCTAGTAGCCTTTGCACAAATCGTCAGAGTATTTGAATTATCCTCAGACCTTAAGGGTAAGGAGGATAGCAATGATGTAAACGAAAAAGACAACAACATTCAGGGTATCCTTATGGGAATCTTCGGAATCCTATTGGTGGGTGGCTTTACCTGGATGTGGATTGGATACGATAAGGTTCTTTTGCCTGTTTCAGCATCAGAGCACGGAGTGGAGATCGATAACTTGATGTGGATTTCCATGGCAGTTATTATCGCAGTATTTTTTATCACTCAACCTATTCTTTTTGGTTTCACCATGAAGTTTAGAGGTATCAAAAACCGTAAGGCGGTATATATGGAGCATAACAATAAGCTGGAGTTTATCTGGACTATTGTTCCTGCCGTAGTTCTTGCTTGCCTTATCATTTATGGTCTTACTACCTGGAGCGATGTAATGAATCCTGCAAACGAAACTGAAGAGCCAATGGTTATTGAAGTTTACGCTCAGCAGTTTAAGTGGACAGCTCGTTATGCCGGTGATGATAATGCTCTTGGATATGCCAATGTACGCATGATCGAAGGTGTTAACTCTTTAGGAGTTGATGTGAATGACGTAAATTCTTTAGATGACGTGATCACCAGCGAACTTCACTTGCCAGTTGGAAAACCTGTACTACTTAAATTTAGAAGTCAGGATGTGATTCACTCGGCTTACTTGCCTCACTTCCGTGTACAGATGAACTGTGTACCGGGAACGAATACTCAGTTTCAATTTACCCCTAGTGTAACCACTGTGGATATTCGCAAAGAGCAAAAAGTAATTGACAAGGTAGCTCGTATCAATGAGATCCGTGCTGAAAAAGGCGAGGATACTTACGAGTATGATTACTTCCTACTTTGTAATAAAATTTGTGGATCTGCCCACTACAACATGCAAATGAAAATTGTAGTAGAAACTCAAGAAGAGTATGAGCAATGGATGAGTGAGCAAAAAACATTTGCTGACGCACTTTAA